Proteins from a single region of Synechococcus sp. WH 8109:
- a CDS encoding M61 family metallopeptidase has product MFEPVQVRLDLSHPETQTIAVSIHWTPQTKRQTFQLPVWTPGSYTVRDHAQHLHSLLLLANGEELPVRRMAPHQWLCDLPDLSPLTLNYQVEARDLTVRTGLLDPDLASLCLAAVAMDIDGCRWSPHHVAVSTPEHWSVHLPLETSAEGWVASDFDALVDSPLHAGPFQAEPFMVEGKRHELLLIGTPPMGCPPNFISDIEKVCSATCRLLGTPPPAGNRYQLVLQLLDQGYGGLEHDNSAVLQFSWSALAKPKGYRQLLQLIGHEYLHQWNVRRLRPVELRPYDYGQAVITEGLWFAEGITSYFDLSLPLLAGCSDRPTLLKDLGEELSSVLMTPGSSIQSLAASAREAWIKLYKATPASRDSQISYYRLGAAVAFCLDVRLRQRGHSMAAILRELWQGPGHQARGYSRDHIKAAVARWDGDLAMDLDQWLDQPEALPLLDCVEALGLRINPVPLKHPDHGLTIKDAEGAALIQRVRRNSPGQRAGLVVGDELLAINGYRVRRSSDIAVLLEKQDWVRVTYSRRSLLKETQLFPDAGVDHWTLDWDPGCTTEQRQLRDRWFEIV; this is encoded by the coding sequence GTGTTCGAACCGGTTCAGGTCCGGCTCGATCTGAGCCATCCCGAAACACAGACCATCGCGGTGTCCATCCATTGGACACCGCAAACCAAACGCCAGACCTTCCAACTGCCGGTGTGGACACCGGGGTCCTACACGGTGCGTGATCACGCCCAGCACCTACACAGCCTGCTGCTGCTGGCCAACGGCGAGGAGCTTCCGGTGCGTCGTATGGCGCCGCACCAGTGGCTCTGTGATCTGCCGGATCTGAGCCCGCTCACGCTCAACTATCAGGTTGAAGCCCGGGATCTGACCGTACGCACCGGGTTGCTGGATCCTGATCTCGCGTCGCTCTGCCTCGCTGCTGTGGCGATGGACATCGACGGCTGCCGCTGGTCACCACACCATGTTGCTGTGTCTACCCCGGAGCACTGGAGTGTGCATCTGCCGCTGGAGACCAGCGCTGAGGGCTGGGTCGCATCCGATTTCGATGCCCTCGTGGACAGTCCGCTGCATGCGGGGCCGTTTCAGGCAGAACCCTTCATGGTGGAGGGCAAACGCCATGAGCTGTTACTGATCGGCACTCCGCCGATGGGTTGTCCGCCGAACTTCATCAGCGACATCGAGAAGGTGTGCAGTGCCACCTGTCGCTTGCTGGGGACCCCGCCTCCGGCGGGGAACCGCTACCAGCTGGTGCTGCAATTGCTCGATCAGGGCTATGGCGGCCTCGAACACGACAACAGTGCTGTGCTGCAGTTCAGCTGGTCGGCTCTGGCTAAGCCCAAGGGTTACCGGCAGCTGTTGCAGCTGATCGGCCATGAATACCTTCACCAGTGGAATGTGCGGCGGCTGCGGCCTGTTGAGCTTCGTCCCTACGACTACGGGCAGGCGGTGATCACCGAAGGCCTCTGGTTTGCCGAGGGAATCACCAGCTACTTCGACCTCAGCCTGCCACTGCTGGCGGGGTGTTCGGATCGGCCGACCCTGCTCAAGGATCTGGGGGAGGAGCTTTCCAGTGTGCTGATGACACCAGGCTCTTCGATCCAGTCGCTGGCGGCCAGTGCCCGTGAGGCATGGATCAAGCTCTACAAAGCGACGCCAGCCTCACGGGACAGCCAAATCAGCTACTACCGACTCGGTGCGGCGGTGGCCTTCTGCCTCGACGTGCGCCTGCGGCAGCGCGGCCACTCCATGGCTGCGATCCTGCGGGAGTTGTGGCAGGGCCCCGGCCATCAGGCCCGTGGCTACAGCCGTGATCACATCAAGGCGGCAGTGGCTCGATGGGATGGCGATCTTGCGATGGACCTGGATCAATGGCTTGACCAGCCCGAAGCCCTGCCCCTGCTTGATTGCGTTGAGGCTCTTGGGCTGCGCATAAACCCTGTGCCGCTCAAGCATCCCGATCATGGACTCACCATCAAGGATGCTGAGGGTGCTGCTTTGATTCAGCGGGTGCGGCGCAACAGTCCCGGTCAGCGGGCCGGGCTTGTGGTGGGCGATGAGCTTTTGGCGATCAATGGCTACCGGGTGCGTCGCAGCAGTGACATCGCAGTTCTGCTTGAGAAGCAGGATTGGGTGCGCGTCACCTATTCACGACGCAGCCTGCTCAAGGAGACCCAGCTCTTCCCTGACGCGGGTGTGGACCACTGGACGTTGGATTGGGATCCTGGGTGCACAACGGAACAACGGCAGTTGCGGGATCGATGGTTCGAGATCGTCTAA
- the purN gene encoding phosphoribosylglycinamide formyltransferase, producing the protein MASGSGSNFEALAQAIQAGNLNARIQRLVVNNPGCGAQQRAERLGIPVSVLDHRLIKDRRELDGELVRLFRADQVELVVMAGWMRIVTEVLIGGYSDRLINIHPSLLPSFRGLDAIGQALQAGVKVTGCTVHIVTEELDAGPILAQAAVPVLDGDDHARLAKRIQEQEHLLLPRALAELKPTWRQG; encoded by the coding sequence ATGGCATCTGGAAGCGGCAGCAACTTCGAGGCCCTGGCCCAGGCCATTCAGGCGGGGAATCTCAACGCGCGGATTCAGCGGCTGGTGGTGAACAATCCAGGTTGTGGTGCCCAGCAGCGGGCGGAGCGTCTCGGCATCCCGGTATCGGTGCTCGACCATCGCCTGATCAAGGATCGGCGCGAGCTGGACGGCGAACTGGTGCGCCTGTTTCGCGCCGACCAGGTGGAGCTGGTGGTGATGGCGGGGTGGATGCGAATCGTCACTGAGGTACTGATCGGCGGCTATTCCGATCGCCTGATCAATATCCACCCCTCACTGCTTCCAAGTTTCCGTGGACTGGACGCCATCGGGCAGGCCCTGCAAGCCGGGGTGAAGGTCACCGGCTGCACGGTGCACATCGTCACCGAGGAACTGGATGCCGGCCCGATCCTGGCCCAGGCCGCCGTTCCCGTTCTCGATGGGGATGACCACGCCAGGCTCGCCAAAAGGATTCAGGAGCAGGAACACCTGCTCCTACCCAGAGCACTGGCTGAGCTGAAGCCAACCTGGCGTCAGGGATAG
- the ribBA gene encoding bifunctional 3,4-dihydroxy-2-butanone-4-phosphate synthase/GTP cyclohydrolase II: MAFDAISDALAAIRNGECVVVVDDEQRENEGDLICAAQFATPEAINFMATEARGLICLAMEGQRLDELDLPLMVDRNTDANETAFTVSIDAGIEHGVTTGISAEDRAATIQVALNPATRPAELRRPGHIFPLRARPGGVLKRAGHTEAAVDLAQLAGLSPSGVICEIQNSDGSMARLPELRSYADRWGLKLISIAELIRYRLENERFVRRMAQAQMPSRFGSFQAVGYRNELDGSEHVALIKGEPNALREPVLVRMHSECLTGDAFGSLRCDCRPQLEAALRQIEAEGEGVVVYLRQEGRGIGLINKLKAYSLQEAGLDTVEANERLGFPADLRNYGVGAQILSDLGIHRLRLLTNNPRKIAGLGGYGLQVEERVPLVMDPGAHNADYLAAKREKLGHLFESESPCVVLALAVNVGPESWPTIRQEVEAIAQRRGFSMEALHESRLLALWDRPQFVWKLIPDSADVAPLLKSLAALAATERVGLMRVPTERMALHPPQTLERVEHQLNELINLGSDGLLENGPSLLHWTRS, translated from the coding sequence ATCGCGTTTGATGCCATCAGCGACGCCCTTGCGGCGATCCGCAATGGGGAGTGCGTTGTCGTGGTGGACGACGAACAACGGGAGAACGAAGGCGATCTGATCTGCGCGGCCCAGTTCGCCACCCCGGAAGCGATCAACTTCATGGCCACCGAGGCACGGGGCCTGATCTGTCTGGCCATGGAGGGGCAGCGGCTGGATGAACTGGATCTGCCGCTGATGGTGGACCGCAACACCGATGCCAACGAAACGGCCTTCACCGTGAGCATCGATGCCGGCATCGAGCATGGGGTGACCACCGGGATCTCCGCCGAAGACCGTGCCGCCACGATTCAGGTAGCCCTAAACCCAGCCACTCGGCCAGCGGAACTGCGCCGCCCTGGGCACATCTTTCCGCTGCGCGCGCGTCCCGGCGGCGTGCTCAAACGGGCCGGTCACACCGAAGCCGCCGTGGATCTGGCTCAGCTGGCGGGCCTCAGCCCCTCCGGAGTGATCTGTGAAATCCAGAACAGCGATGGCTCCATGGCCCGCTTGCCGGAGCTGCGCAGCTACGCCGATCGCTGGGGGCTGAAGCTGATCAGCATTGCTGAACTGATTCGCTACCGGCTGGAGAACGAGCGCTTCGTTCGCCGCATGGCCCAGGCCCAGATGCCCAGCCGCTTCGGCAGCTTTCAGGCGGTGGGCTACCGCAACGAACTGGATGGCTCCGAACATGTTGCCCTGATTAAGGGTGAGCCCAATGCCCTGAGAGAACCCGTTCTGGTGCGCATGCATTCCGAATGCCTCACCGGCGATGCCTTCGGCTCACTGCGCTGCGACTGCCGTCCCCAGCTAGAGGCGGCCCTACGCCAGATAGAAGCGGAAGGCGAGGGAGTTGTCGTTTATCTGCGCCAGGAAGGTCGGGGCATCGGCCTGATCAACAAGTTGAAGGCCTACAGCCTCCAGGAAGCCGGGCTCGACACCGTTGAAGCCAATGAGCGGCTTGGCTTCCCGGCGGATCTGCGCAACTACGGGGTCGGCGCACAAATCCTCTCCGACCTTGGCATCCACCGTCTACGGTTGCTAACCAACAACCCCCGCAAGATCGCAGGCCTCGGCGGCTATGGCCTGCAGGTGGAGGAGAGGGTGCCTCTGGTGATGGACCCCGGCGCCCACAATGCCGACTACCTGGCGGCCAAGCGGGAAAAGCTTGGGCATTTGTTCGAATCCGAGAGTCCCTGTGTGGTGCTGGCCCTGGCGGTGAACGTGGGCCCCGAAAGCTGGCCCACCATTCGCCAGGAAGTGGAGGCCATCGCCCAGCGCCGCGGCTTCAGCATGGAGGCCCTGCATGAATCCCGCTTGTTAGCGCTGTGGGATCGACCGCAATTCGTCTGGAAATTGATTCCCGACAGCGCCGATGTAGCCCCTCTGCTCAAGAGTCTGGCGGCCCTGGCAGCGACCGAGCGGGTGGGTTTGATGCGCGTGCCAACCGAGCGGATGGCCCTGCACCCGCCCCAGACCCTTGAACGGGTGGAGCATCAACTAAATGAGTTGATCAACCTGGGCAGTGACGGACTGCTTGAAAACGGCCCGTCACTGCTGCATTGGACCCGGAGCTGA
- a CDS encoding peptidylprolyl isomerase — protein sequence MTKALMDTEAGLIELELFEADAPDTVANFVKLAKDGFYDGLAFHRVIPGFMAQGGCPNSREGARGMAGTGGPGYRIDCEINQQKHQAGTLAMAHAGRNTGGSQFYICHEAQPHLDGVHTVFGHTGNMDVVLKLANGSKINQVTIQEG from the coding sequence ATGACCAAGGCCTTGATGGACACTGAAGCAGGCCTGATCGAGCTCGAGCTGTTCGAAGCCGATGCCCCGGACACTGTCGCAAACTTCGTGAAGCTGGCCAAAGATGGCTTCTACGACGGTCTGGCCTTTCATCGCGTCATCCCCGGCTTCATGGCCCAGGGGGGATGCCCCAACAGCCGTGAAGGGGCCCGCGGCATGGCGGGTACCGGCGGCCCCGGTTACCGGATCGATTGCGAGATCAACCAGCAGAAGCACCAGGCCGGCACCCTGGCCATGGCCCATGCGGGTCGCAACACCGGCGGCTCGCAGTTTTATATCTGCCATGAGGCTCAGCCTCACCTTGATGGAGTGCACACCGTGTTCGGCCACACCGGCAACATGGATGTGGTGCTGAAGCTGGCCAACGGCTCCAAGATCAACCAAGTGACGATCCAGGAAGGCTGA
- the argC gene encoding N-acetyl-gamma-glutamyl-phosphate reductase, with the protein MATVKGGRVAVIGASGYGGLQTIRLLQGHPVLSVSFLGGERSAGQRWSSVCSFLPLPDDPTVESADPDRIAASSDFAVLSLPNGLACQLAPQLLERGVRVVDLSADFRYRSLEQWLQVYAKEAGSLNRQDAELCSSAVYGLPEWNGPAIAEAKLVAAPGCFPTASLLPLLPFLKQGLIETSGIIIDAKTGTSGGGRLPKEAMLLAEASESIAPYGVIGHRHTSEIEQMAMEVAGQEVRLQFTPHLVPMVRGLLSTVYARLRDPGLTAEDCTTVLEAIYRHHPCVQVLPVGTYPATKWARHTNRGLLSVQVDTRTGQLVLMSAIDNLIKGQAGQGLQCLNLMAGLAPETGLPLQSFYP; encoded by the coding sequence ATGGCAACGGTGAAAGGCGGACGGGTTGCTGTGATCGGCGCCTCCGGCTACGGCGGCCTCCAGACCATCCGTCTGCTCCAGGGCCACCCCGTGCTGTCTGTGAGTTTTCTTGGCGGTGAACGCAGTGCTGGTCAACGCTGGAGCTCCGTCTGCTCCTTCCTGCCCCTGCCGGATGACCCAACGGTGGAATCAGCGGATCCTGATCGGATTGCGGCCAGTTCCGATTTCGCTGTTCTGAGCCTCCCCAACGGCCTGGCTTGTCAGTTGGCACCGCAACTGCTGGAGCGGGGTGTACGGGTGGTGGATCTCTCCGCAGACTTCCGCTACCGCTCCCTGGAGCAGTGGCTGCAGGTGTACGCCAAGGAGGCCGGCTCACTCAACCGTCAGGACGCGGAGCTCTGCAGCAGTGCCGTTTACGGCCTGCCGGAATGGAACGGCCCCGCCATCGCTGAAGCGAAGCTTGTTGCAGCTCCAGGTTGCTTCCCCACCGCCAGCCTGCTGCCCCTGCTTCCCTTCCTCAAGCAGGGTCTGATCGAGACCAGCGGCATCATCATTGATGCCAAGACGGGCACCTCCGGCGGAGGGCGCCTGCCGAAGGAGGCGATGCTGCTGGCGGAGGCCTCTGAATCCATCGCGCCCTACGGCGTTATCGGCCACCGCCACACCTCTGAAATCGAGCAGATGGCGATGGAAGTGGCTGGTCAGGAGGTGCGGCTTCAGTTCACGCCGCATCTGGTGCCGATGGTGCGTGGTCTGCTGTCCACGGTGTACGCCCGTCTGCGCGACCCCGGTCTCACTGCCGAGGATTGCACCACGGTTCTAGAGGCGATCTACCGCCACCACCCCTGCGTCCAAGTTCTGCCGGTGGGCACCTATCCCGCCACCAAGTGGGCGCGCCACACCAACCGTGGCCTGCTGTCGGTTCAGGTGGACACTCGCACCGGCCAGCTGGTGTTGATGAGTGCCATCGACAACCTGATCAAGGGGCAAGCGGGGCAGGGTTTGCAGTGCCTCAACCTGATGGCGGGCCTCGCTCCGGAGACGGGGCTGCCCCTGCAGTCGTTCTATCCCTGA
- a CDS encoding TIGR03643 family protein, giving the protein MASVTTLPSEDLDRIVEMAWEDRTPFEAIEFQFGLSEAQVIAVMRQEMKVSSFKLWRKRVSGRKTKHAATSRSDRFRASCHK; this is encoded by the coding sequence ATGGCGTCGGTGACAACGCTCCCTAGCGAGGATCTCGATCGCATAGTTGAAATGGCCTGGGAAGACCGAACGCCCTTCGAGGCGATTGAGTTTCAATTCGGACTCTCCGAGGCGCAGGTGATCGCAGTGATGCGGCAGGAGATGAAAGTGTCATCGTTCAAGCTCTGGCGCAAGCGGGTAAGCGGCCGCAAAACCAAACATGCCGCCACCAGTCGCTCCGATCGGTTCCGAGCGAGCTGTCACAAGTGA
- a CDS encoding DUF1257 domain-containing protein: MSHLSILPTVFTDLECLVQALCDEGFSVERSTVLQGFADDSHAVDVLAFQGSAMPLGWTQREDGTIVVHGDIQRISRQPGLEQRLQRVTRRYALLHAMNEVRLGGMGSAELILQTN, translated from the coding sequence ATGTCCCATCTCTCCATCCTGCCGACTGTCTTCACCGACCTCGAGTGCCTGGTTCAGGCCCTTTGTGATGAGGGCTTCAGTGTGGAGCGATCGACCGTATTGCAGGGATTTGCAGACGACTCCCACGCCGTGGATGTGCTCGCGTTTCAGGGTTCAGCCATGCCCCTGGGCTGGACCCAGCGGGAGGATGGAACGATCGTTGTGCATGGCGACATCCAACGCATCAGCCGACAGCCCGGGCTTGAACAGCGCTTGCAGCGGGTGACCCGCCGCTACGCCCTGCTCCACGCCATGAACGAAGTGCGCCTTGGTGGCATGGGTTCCGCTGAGTTGATTCTGCAGACCAACTGA
- the mtnP gene encoding S-methyl-5'-thioadenosine phosphorylase, producing the protein MVARANLECKETPTMPDLSQARVGVIGGSGLYSIPGLRQVEERRVDTPFGAPSDQLRLGELEGVETVFLARHGRHHHLLPSEVPYRANIWAMRSLGVRWLISLSAVGSLQGHLQPRDMVVPNQFIDRTRDRPASFFGNGCVAHVSLADPFCPNLSYLLADAAEQGLPEGRRLHRGGTYLCMEGPAFSTRAESKLYRSWDCSVIGMTNHTEARLAREAELAYASLSMVTDFDCWHEDHAAVSVEMVIGNLQANASATEPILSGLMQRIKQDPPASPAHTALSDALITPKDQVPAQTRSKLDLFTTPYWGPFHQASAS; encoded by the coding sequence ATGGTGGCGCGAGCAAACTTGGAGTGTAAAGAGACGCCGACCATGCCCGACCTCTCCCAAGCCCGCGTCGGTGTGATCGGCGGCAGCGGTCTCTATTCGATCCCCGGCTTGCGCCAGGTGGAGGAACGCAGGGTCGACACACCCTTCGGAGCACCATCCGATCAATTGCGCCTGGGAGAGCTCGAGGGCGTTGAAACCGTCTTCCTGGCCCGCCACGGCCGCCATCACCATCTGCTTCCCAGTGAAGTGCCCTACCGGGCCAACATCTGGGCGATGCGTTCACTGGGTGTGCGCTGGCTGATCTCGCTCTCAGCGGTGGGGTCGCTGCAGGGGCATCTGCAGCCGCGCGACATGGTCGTGCCCAATCAGTTCATCGACCGAACCCGTGATCGGCCCGCCAGTTTCTTCGGCAACGGCTGCGTGGCCCACGTCAGCCTTGCGGACCCCTTCTGCCCCAATTTGAGTTACCTGTTGGCCGATGCCGCCGAGCAGGGGTTGCCGGAGGGTCGACGGCTGCACCGCGGTGGCACCTATCTATGCATGGAGGGCCCCGCCTTCTCCACCCGGGCCGAAAGCAAGCTGTACCGCTCCTGGGACTGTTCGGTGATCGGGATGACTAATCACACCGAAGCTCGACTGGCCCGGGAAGCCGAACTGGCCTACGCCTCCCTGAGCATGGTCACCGACTTCGACTGCTGGCATGAGGATCACGCCGCCGTCTCGGTGGAGATGGTGATCGGCAACCTTCAGGCCAATGCCTCAGCCACCGAACCGATCCTGAGTGGATTGATGCAACGGATCAAGCAGGACCCTCCAGCCTCGCCGGCCCACACAGCCCTCTCCGATGCCCTGATCACCCCCAAAGATCAAGTCCCGGCGCAGACCCGGTCCAAACTTGATCTGTTCACCACCCCATACTGGGGACCGTTCCATCAGGCCTCCGCCAGCTGA
- a CDS encoding glucose-6-phosphate isomerase has product MSFPDFNASDAHIQWQRFCDLNWYHDDLGVWLDISRMHLNVSDLQQLQPRMDKAFAAMQELEAGAIANPDEQRQVGHYWLRTPELAPSSELHQHISREIDLIAAFGRDVINGTIKAPNGEAFTDVLWIGIGGSGLGPALMIKALQNPGEGLPFHFFDNVDPNGMSNVLAGLEGRLDRTLVVTVSKSGGTPEPHLGMEQARHRLEAAGGQWAGQAVAVTMLDSKLDQQAQKEGWLKRFDMFDWVGGRTSITSAVGLLPGALIGCDIRDFLTGASQMDAATRAADLRRNPAALMAASWYVAGGGRGQRDMVVLPYRDRLEVFSRYLQQLVMESLGKRLDRNGEVVHQGIAVYGNKGSTDQHAYVQQLRDGVDNFFATFIEVLEDVSDIPTLDGECPGDFLDGFLQGTRSALTEGGRQSMTISMRRFDARRLGAMIALFERAVGLYGELVNINAYHQPGVEAGKKAAAAILDLQGRVESILADGVARSADEICLALGEGTDESIFWILRHLTGNQRGFSAQGDWSQPASMRFSKG; this is encoded by the coding sequence ATGAGCTTCCCGGATTTCAACGCTTCCGACGCTCATATTCAGTGGCAGAGGTTCTGCGATCTCAACTGGTATCACGATGATCTGGGCGTCTGGCTCGACATCAGCCGGATGCACCTAAACGTGAGCGATCTGCAGCAGCTGCAGCCGCGAATGGACAAGGCGTTCGCTGCGATGCAGGAGTTGGAAGCCGGTGCCATCGCCAATCCGGATGAGCAGCGCCAGGTGGGTCATTACTGGCTGCGTACCCCTGAACTCGCTCCCTCGTCAGAGCTGCATCAGCACATCTCCAGGGAAATTGATCTGATCGCAGCCTTTGGGCGCGATGTGATCAACGGAACGATCAAGGCCCCCAACGGCGAAGCCTTCACCGATGTGCTCTGGATTGGCATCGGCGGCAGTGGTCTGGGACCCGCCTTGATGATCAAGGCTCTGCAGAACCCTGGAGAGGGGCTTCCGTTTCATTTCTTCGACAACGTCGATCCCAATGGGATGAGCAACGTCCTGGCGGGGTTGGAGGGTCGTCTTGACCGCACCCTGGTGGTGACGGTAAGCAAGTCGGGGGGAACGCCCGAACCCCACCTCGGCATGGAGCAGGCTCGCCATCGCCTCGAGGCCGCTGGTGGCCAGTGGGCCGGTCAGGCCGTTGCCGTGACGATGCTCGACAGCAAGCTGGACCAGCAGGCCCAGAAGGAAGGTTGGCTCAAGCGCTTCGACATGTTCGATTGGGTGGGGGGGCGCACCAGCATCACCAGTGCCGTTGGTCTGCTGCCCGGTGCCTTGATTGGCTGCGACATCCGTGATTTCCTCACCGGCGCATCTCAGATGGATGCCGCCACTCGCGCCGCGGATCTGCGCCGCAATCCAGCCGCCCTGATGGCCGCTTCGTGGTACGTGGCCGGTGGTGGTCGCGGTCAGCGCGACATGGTTGTTCTGCCCTACCGCGATCGTTTGGAGGTGTTCAGCCGTTACCTCCAGCAGCTGGTGATGGAATCCCTGGGCAAGCGACTGGATCGCAACGGTGAAGTGGTGCATCAGGGCATCGCTGTTTACGGCAACAAAGGCTCCACCGACCAGCACGCCTACGTGCAGCAGCTGCGCGACGGTGTCGACAATTTCTTCGCCACCTTCATCGAGGTGCTCGAGGACGTGAGCGATATCCCCACGCTTGACGGGGAATGCCCCGGCGACTTCCTCGATGGCTTCCTGCAGGGCACCCGCTCAGCCCTCACCGAGGGTGGGCGCCAGAGCATGACGATCAGCATGCGCCGCTTTGATGCACGCCGTCTCGGCGCCATGATCGCTCTGTTCGAGCGTGCCGTCGGTCTTTACGGCGAACTGGTCAACATCAACGCTTACCACCAGCCCGGAGTGGAAGCTGGCAAGAAGGCTGCGGCGGCGATTCTTGACCTCCAAGGTCGTGTGGAATCGATCCTGGCCGATGGTGTGGCCCGCTCCGCCGATGAAATCTGTCTGGCCCTCGGGGAGGGCACCGACGAATCCATCTTCTGGATTCTGCGTCACCTCACCGGCAACCAGCGCGGCTTCAGTGCCCAGGGCGACTGGAGCCAGCCTGCCTCGATGCGCTTCAGCAAAGGCTGA
- a CDS encoding N-acetylmuramoyl-L-alanine amidase, translating to MVRDRLSHFCTSVWNRVELHRPLAISVAAAGTLALGLTSLLLMDQGELSPVGIERGRQREDNPSSSVPLPPKSRSWRSPLARQCSGVDTALRSRLNQLDARSNSWRAFVKIDPTNFGERYHKDAYGRVIDATPRVVVLHETVYSMSSALNTFMTPHPRDEDQVSYHTLVGQDGRVLDLVDPLSRAYGAGFSAFLGEWAITNKKLKGSVNNFALHLSLESPPSGANANRSHVGYTSKQYDALALVLSGWIRSFNLPPAAITTHRHVDVGGERDDPRSFDWSKLQTRLAALGDLCVT from the coding sequence ATGGTTCGAGATCGTCTAAGCCATTTCTGCACCAGTGTGTGGAACCGCGTTGAGCTGCACCGGCCGCTCGCCATCAGCGTTGCTGCAGCGGGGACGTTGGCTCTGGGGCTGACCAGCTTGTTGTTGATGGATCAGGGTGAGCTGTCCCCTGTTGGGATAGAACGTGGTCGCCAACGGGAGGACAACCCCTCCTCTTCGGTGCCGTTGCCGCCGAAGTCGCGCTCCTGGCGGTCGCCGCTGGCCCGGCAGTGTTCGGGTGTCGACACTGCATTGCGGTCGCGTTTGAACCAGCTCGATGCCCGCTCGAATTCCTGGCGGGCGTTCGTGAAGATCGATCCCACCAATTTTGGCGAGCGCTACCACAAAGACGCCTACGGCCGTGTGATCGACGCCACGCCAAGGGTGGTGGTGCTGCATGAAACCGTTTACTCGATGAGCTCCGCGTTGAACACCTTCATGACGCCCCACCCCCGCGATGAAGATCAGGTGAGTTATCACACCTTGGTGGGCCAGGACGGACGCGTTCTGGATCTGGTGGATCCCTTGAGCCGGGCCTACGGCGCTGGGTTTTCCGCCTTTCTGGGGGAGTGGGCGATCACCAACAAGAAGCTCAAGGGTTCCGTTAACAACTTTGCTCTGCATCTGAGCTTGGAGTCTCCACCATCAGGCGCGAATGCCAACCGTTCCCACGTTGGTTACACCTCCAAGCAATACGACGCGCTGGCCTTGGTGTTGTCGGGTTGGATCCGCTCCTTCAATCTGCCGCCAGCGGCGATCACCACCCATCGCCATGTGGATGTGGGCGGAGAACGGGATGATCCCCGCAGTTTCGACTGGTCGAAACTTCAGACGCGGCTGGCGGCCCTCGGCGACCTCTGCGTGACCTGA